One genomic window of Bremerella sp. JC817 includes the following:
- a CDS encoding pirin family protein: MIQVRKAADRGHANHGWLDTYHTFSFASYQDRKHVHFRSLRVMNEDRVAPGEGFGTHPHNDMEIVTYVLEGALEHKDSMGNGEVLRPGEFQRMSAGTGITHSEFNPSSDEPVHLYQIWLFPDQKGLTPSYEQKRFPDEELQNKLRVVASPDAEQGALAIHQDAKIFLSKLDAGSSVEYPITESRHAWLQVLRGNVTLNGQPLDTSDGAAVSDETVLKIEAGDSAEIMLFDLA, translated from the coding sequence ATGATCCAAGTCCGAAAAGCGGCCGACCGAGGCCATGCGAACCACGGTTGGCTCGATACGTATCACACGTTCTCGTTTGCCAGTTATCAGGACCGCAAGCACGTTCACTTCCGCTCGCTGCGAGTGATGAATGAGGATCGTGTTGCCCCGGGAGAAGGTTTCGGAACGCACCCGCACAACGACATGGAAATTGTCACCTATGTGCTGGAAGGTGCCCTGGAACATAAAGACTCGATGGGCAATGGCGAGGTGCTCCGTCCTGGTGAGTTCCAGCGGATGTCGGCTGGTACTGGGATCACGCATAGCGAGTTCAATCCGTCCAGCGACGAACCTGTCCACCTGTATCAGATCTGGTTATTTCCGGATCAAAAGGGTTTGACCCCTAGTTACGAACAGAAGCGATTTCCCGATGAAGAGCTGCAAAACAAGCTCCGGGTGGTCGCTTCGCCGGATGCCGAGCAAGGTGCATTGGCGATTCACCAGGACGCCAAGATCTTTCTCAGCAAGCTCGATGCCGGTTCCAGTGTCGAGTACCCCATCACCGAGTCGCGGCATGCCTGGCTGCAGGTGCTTCGCGGCAACGTCACGTTGAATGGGCAGCCGCTCGATACCAGCGATGGTGCGGCAGTCAGTGACGAAACCGTTTTGAAGATCGAAGCGGGCGACTCCGCCGAGATCATGCTGTTTGATTTAGCTTAA
- a CDS encoding MarR family transcriptional regulator gives MTPPGLKDELKKRDPFESKEQEAILNILRTSDLFHNRLGRLLRDYGLTGSQYNVLRILRGEGKPLPSLEIAGRLIQVVPAITGLIDRLEKQELVSRVRCEKDRRVVYVAITDKALEILANIDQPLMDAHKRLMGHLTEVELQQLIDLLEKSRAAVTEDES, from the coding sequence ATGACCCCACCTGGACTCAAAGACGAACTGAAGAAACGCGACCCTTTCGAATCGAAGGAACAGGAAGCCATCCTCAATATCTTGCGGACAAGCGATCTGTTTCATAATCGGTTGGGGCGACTTCTACGTGACTACGGTCTGACCGGATCGCAGTACAACGTCTTGCGGATCTTGCGTGGCGAAGGGAAGCCTCTGCCGTCGCTCGAAATCGCGGGTCGCCTGATTCAAGTGGTGCCGGCAATTACTGGTTTGATCGATCGCCTGGAAAAGCAGGAACTGGTCAGCCGAGTTCGGTGCGAGAAAGATCGTCGGGTGGTGTATGTCGCCATTACCGACAAGGCCCTCGAGATTTTGGCCAATATCGATCAACCTTTGATGGATGCCCACAAGCGATTGATGGGACACCTGACCGAAGTCGAACTGCAGCAACTGATCGATTTGTTAGAAAAGTCACGTGCGGCTGTAACCGAGGACGAATCGTAG
- a CDS encoding FMN-binding protein has protein sequence MPNDSDQHVTVKKKRRSSGLRFLLHGYRFALIAAIAILVRLHVQSEDRADVGPVDISLGTVQAFLPDAASLTPATDRDGAYVQDASGKRIGWAITTLPTANKIIGFSGPTNTLVVVDSGNNLCGIEILSSKDTPEHLDAVRNATWFPRQFSGVPVAQLGGEKRLDAVSGATLTSLAIIESVTKVLGSDPPNYRFPDEITLEEVVEILPEATSLAPQESPRGWFDVLNADGQKIGTAWRTSPKADQHVGYQGPTDVLVIMDAEDKLKAVALRDSYDNDPYVRYVREDWSFPEYLAGYDLAQLANFDIEKSEIEGVSGATMTSQSATAAIGIAAAAYQQEREAEETPAIATTPISIGWRDLATIGVVIAALVIAFTNLRGKKSVQFGFGLIVIAYLGFFAGDILSMALLVGWASHPVPWQKCIGLVAVAIAAFAVPLFSKKQVYCNHLCPHGAAQMMILRFSKWHWTVPKKLRVVLSAIPAILLAVAILIAFSIIDGNLAALEPFDAYVPTIAGWASLSIAIGGLIFSAFVPMGFCRFACPTGAVISHVRWNASSDQWSVRDSVATLLLGLAVICFWL, from the coding sequence ATGCCGAACGATTCGGATCAGCACGTCACTGTCAAAAAGAAACGCAGGTCTTCGGGCCTGCGTTTCCTGCTGCATGGCTATCGTTTCGCACTGATCGCGGCGATTGCGATTCTCGTACGCTTGCACGTGCAAAGCGAAGACCGGGCAGATGTTGGCCCCGTCGATATCTCACTGGGAACGGTTCAGGCATTCTTGCCCGATGCCGCCTCGCTGACGCCTGCGACCGATCGGGACGGAGCCTACGTGCAAGACGCCAGCGGCAAGCGAATCGGCTGGGCGATCACCACGCTGCCGACCGCCAATAAGATCATTGGGTTCTCAGGCCCAACCAATACGCTGGTCGTCGTCGACAGTGGCAACAACCTTTGCGGAATCGAGATCCTCTCGAGCAAAGATACGCCAGAGCATCTCGACGCGGTCCGCAACGCGACCTGGTTTCCACGACAGTTCTCAGGCGTTCCGGTCGCCCAGCTTGGCGGCGAGAAACGTCTCGACGCCGTCTCCGGGGCAACGCTCACCAGCCTGGCGATTATCGAATCGGTTACGAAGGTTCTCGGCAGCGATCCTCCCAACTACCGCTTCCCTGACGAGATTACGCTAGAAGAAGTCGTCGAAATCTTGCCGGAAGCGACAAGCCTTGCCCCGCAGGAAAGCCCTCGCGGTTGGTTCGATGTCCTGAACGCCGACGGGCAGAAGATCGGCACCGCCTGGCGTACCAGTCCCAAGGCGGATCAGCATGTAGGCTACCAGGGGCCGACCGATGTCCTGGTGATCATGGACGCTGAAGATAAGTTGAAAGCGGTCGCGCTTCGCGATAGCTATGACAACGATCCCTATGTCCGCTACGTTCGCGAAGACTGGTCGTTTCCTGAATACCTGGCTGGCTACGACCTGGCACAGCTTGCGAATTTTGATATCGAGAAATCCGAGATCGAAGGTGTCTCCGGCGCGACGATGACCAGTCAGTCGGCAACCGCCGCCATCGGAATCGCCGCAGCTGCTTATCAGCAGGAAAGGGAAGCGGAAGAAACACCAGCGATCGCGACTACTCCGATCAGCATCGGCTGGCGCGACCTGGCCACGATTGGCGTTGTGATCGCGGCCCTTGTCATCGCCTTTACGAACTTGCGTGGAAAGAAGTCGGTTCAGTTTGGTTTCGGGCTGATCGTGATTGCTTACCTCGGCTTCTTCGCGGGCGATATTCTGTCGATGGCCCTGCTGGTTGGCTGGGCCAGTCACCCAGTCCCCTGGCAGAAATGCATCGGCCTGGTGGCGGTCGCGATTGCGGCCTTCGCCGTGCCTCTTTTCAGCAAGAAGCAGGTTTACTGCAATCACCTTTGCCCACATGGTGCGGCCCAGATGATGATCCTGCGGTTCTCGAAATGGCACTGGACGGTGCCGAAGAAACTGCGTGTCGTCTTATCGGCCATTCCGGCCATTCTTTTGGCCGTAGCCATCCTGATCGCCTTCTCGATCATCGATGGCAACCTGGCCGCTCTCGAGCCATTCGATGCCTATGTTCCGACGATCGCTGGCTGGGCCTCCCTTTCGATCGCCATCGGTGGATTGATCTTCTCGGCGTTCGTTCCGATGGGCTTCTGCCGATTTGCTTGCCCGACCGGAGCGGTGATCTCGCATGTCCGCTGGAATGCCTCGAGCGACCAGTGGAGCGTTCGCGACAGTGTTGCCACCCTGCTTTTGGGCCTCGCGGTGATTTGTTTCTGGCTGTAA
- a CDS encoding FAD-dependent oxidoreductase, with protein MKYAASAALAALLCLWSSSLLAADLLVEAESFTDHGGWKLDTQFIGEMGSPYLLAHGLGKPVAEAKTEVTFPTKGRYRVFVRTKDWVARWNAEGQPGKFQLAIDGKPLEETFGTKSADWFWHDGGVVDIENETVTLRLKDLTGFDGRCDAIYFTNDTTATPPSGGSQLAKWRKDQLGIVEDIKTEGPYDLVVIGGGYSGMGAALSAARMGCKVALIQDRPVLGGNGSSEVRVWAMGLIRRGKYPRIGEIIDEFADKAKKSPGTYEEFGDDKKEALVRAEPNIDLFLNHHANDLEMKDGEIASVTAFDTRTSQVRKFEGSFFCDATGHGSIGALAGALYDQTDKGRMGMSNMWRWDEADQPTTFPETPWALDLTMKDFPYPRDHHGQWFWESGFDKDPIGGAEAIRDWNLRAVYGAFNAMKNRDGASKHKNAELTWLAYVGGPRESRRLIGDVILTQEDIVAKREFPDGCVPSTWSIDLHYPKKEFADKFPENPFISIAVHDQRVDRAYGYPVPYRCFYSKNVPNLFMAGRCISVTHEALGTVRVMKTCGMMGEVVGKAVSICKLHDCSPREVYEEHWAEMDKLLQLPGQARRETVNAEIEMPKNIQPISPYGPPTGLDPNKMAGMVIDDRQAEKSGQWSEGSGLKGYVGHGYLYSGQKGATVRFPIKVKKAGNYEVRYAYLPHENRSAQVNVTLVIETSKESTIVNMKEQPPIEGGFVSLGTFTIKPGEDSYVEVVSSGNGNVHADAVQLIPMDGK; from the coding sequence ATGAAATACGCTGCTTCCGCCGCCCTGGCGGCCTTGTTGTGTCTCTGGTCCTCGTCGTTGTTGGCTGCCGATCTGTTGGTAGAAGCAGAGAGCTTTACCGACCATGGCGGCTGGAAGCTGGATACCCAGTTCATCGGCGAGATGGGTTCCCCCTATCTGCTGGCCCATGGCTTGGGCAAACCGGTTGCGGAAGCGAAGACAGAAGTCACATTCCCTACCAAGGGTCGCTACCGCGTCTTCGTTCGCACCAAAGATTGGGTGGCTCGCTGGAACGCCGAAGGGCAGCCTGGCAAGTTCCAACTGGCGATCGATGGCAAGCCGCTTGAAGAAACCTTCGGCACCAAGAGCGCCGATTGGTTCTGGCACGATGGCGGCGTGGTCGACATCGAAAACGAAACCGTCACGCTGCGCCTAAAAGACCTGACTGGTTTCGATGGCCGCTGCGACGCGATCTACTTCACCAACGACACCACCGCGACGCCTCCGTCTGGCGGCTCGCAGTTGGCCAAGTGGCGTAAAGACCAACTTGGTATCGTCGAAGACATCAAAACAGAAGGTCCTTACGATCTGGTCGTGATCGGTGGTGGCTACTCCGGCATGGGTGCCGCGCTGAGTGCGGCTCGCATGGGCTGCAAAGTGGCCCTGATCCAAGATCGCCCGGTGCTGGGCGGCAACGGCAGCAGCGAAGTCCGCGTCTGGGCGATGGGTTTGATCCGCCGTGGTAAGTACCCACGCATTGGCGAGATCATCGATGAATTCGCCGACAAAGCGAAGAAGTCGCCAGGCACTTACGAAGAATTCGGCGACGACAAGAAGGAAGCCCTTGTTCGTGCCGAACCCAACATCGATCTCTTCCTGAATCACCACGCCAACGACCTGGAAATGAAGGATGGCGAGATCGCGTCGGTCACCGCCTTCGATACCCGTACCAGCCAGGTTCGCAAGTTTGAAGGCAGTTTCTTCTGCGACGCGACCGGTCATGGCTCGATTGGTGCCTTGGCAGGTGCCTTATACGATCAAACCGACAAGGGTCGCATGGGCATGAGCAACATGTGGCGTTGGGACGAAGCCGATCAGCCGACAACCTTCCCCGAAACTCCGTGGGCGTTGGACCTGACGATGAAGGACTTCCCTTACCCACGTGACCATCACGGCCAGTGGTTCTGGGAAAGCGGTTTCGACAAAGATCCGATCGGCGGCGCCGAAGCGATTCGCGACTGGAACCTGCGAGCCGTCTATGGTGCGTTCAACGCCATGAAGAACCGCGATGGTGCCTCGAAGCACAAGAACGCCGAGCTGACCTGGCTGGCGTATGTCGGTGGTCCACGTGAATCGCGACGCTTGATCGGCGACGTGATCCTGACGCAAGAAGACATCGTCGCGAAGCGTGAATTCCCCGATGGCTGCGTGCCAAGCACCTGGTCGATCGACCTTCACTATCCGAAGAAAGAATTCGCCGACAAGTTCCCCGAGAATCCATTCATCTCGATCGCCGTTCACGATCAGCGTGTCGACCGTGCCTATGGCTACCCGGTCCCTTACCGCTGCTTCTACTCGAAGAACGTACCGAACCTCTTCATGGCAGGTCGCTGCATTAGCGTCACACACGAGGCCCTCGGTACCGTTCGCGTGATGAAGACCTGCGGCATGATGGGCGAAGTGGTCGGCAAGGCCGTTTCGATCTGCAAGCTGCACGACTGCTCGCCACGCGAAGTTTACGAAGAGCATTGGGCTGAAATGGACAAGCTTCTGCAGCTTCCAGGTCAGGCCCGTCGCGAAACGGTCAACGCCGAAATCGAAATGCCGAAGAACATTCAGCCAATTTCGCCCTACGGTCCTCCAACCGGGCTCGATCCGAACAAGATGGCTGGCATGGTCATCGACGATCGTCAGGCCGAAAAGAGTGGCCAGTGGTCGGAAGGTAGCGGCCTGAAAGGTTACGTCGGTCACGGCTATCTGTACTCGGGACAGAAGGGCGCCACCGTTCGGTTCCCGATCAAGGTGAAGAAGGCAGGCAACTACGAAGTCCGCTACGCTTACCTTCCACACGAAAATCGCAGTGCTCAGGTCAACGTGACGCTGGTGATCGAAACCTCGAAGGAATCGACCATCGTCAACATGAAAGAGCAACCACCCATCGAAGGTGGGTTCGTCTCGCTCGGCACCTTCACCATCAAGCCCGGCGAAGATTCGTACGTCGAAGTTGTCTCCAGCGGCAACGGTAACGTTCACGCGGATGCGGTCCAACTGATTCCGATGGACGGGAAATAG
- a CDS encoding DoxX family protein — protein sequence MNNPVVRGVLAVVGRLFIVTIFIMSALGNKIPQFSSVVEYMASEGVPAPQVMLAGAIVFLIVGGLSILLGFYARFGAILLFTFLVLATYFFHDFWTFEGEAAQMQTIQFMKNLSMMGTMLFIMAVGSGPWSLDKVLAKEDIAA from the coding sequence ATGAATAACCCCGTAGTCCGAGGCGTTCTGGCAGTCGTTGGTCGACTGTTTATCGTCACCATCTTTATCATGAGTGCCTTGGGGAACAAAATTCCTCAGTTCAGCAGCGTGGTCGAGTACATGGCCTCGGAAGGTGTTCCGGCGCCACAGGTTATGCTGGCCGGTGCGATTGTGTTTTTGATTGTCGGCGGCTTGTCGATCCTACTGGGATTTTATGCCCGCTTCGGGGCGATCTTGTTGTTCACCTTCCTGGTGTTGGCGACCTACTTCTTCCACGACTTCTGGACGTTTGAAGGAGAGGCTGCCCAAATGCAAACGATCCAGTTCATGAAGAACCTTTCGATGATGGGAACGATGCTGTTCATCATGGCCGTGGGCTCTGGCCCATGGAGTCTGGACAAAGTCCTGGCCAAGGAGGATATAGCCGCTTAG
- a CDS encoding glucose 1-dehydrogenase — MSLQDKVVLITGGTSGIGEATAKLLAGQGAKVVVAGRRTEQGNAVVDAIQSSGGEAFFVRTDVTQEEDVKNLVAETVQKYGRVDVAFNNAGVEGSGPVHEVSVEQYRHIFDINVLGVFLSMKYEVEQMLKQGSGVIINTSSILGQVAMPGASVYNASKHAVEGMTKTAALEYAQQGIRVNAVAPAATATDMIDRFAGKEGAGSRAQLAALHPMNRLATVEEIAGAVAYLASDAASFTTGISLPVDGGFLAR, encoded by the coding sequence ATGAGTCTTCAAGACAAGGTCGTATTAATCACCGGTGGTACCTCGGGCATCGGCGAAGCGACTGCTAAGTTGTTGGCCGGTCAGGGCGCTAAGGTAGTCGTTGCTGGTCGCCGGACCGAGCAAGGCAACGCAGTCGTCGATGCGATCCAGTCGTCTGGCGGAGAAGCGTTCTTCGTGCGTACCGATGTGACGCAGGAAGAAGATGTCAAAAACCTGGTGGCGGAAACGGTCCAGAAATATGGTCGCGTCGACGTGGCCTTCAACAACGCAGGCGTCGAAGGCTCAGGGCCTGTGCACGAGGTGAGCGTCGAGCAGTATCGGCATATCTTCGATATCAACGTGCTGGGTGTATTCCTCAGCATGAAGTACGAAGTCGAGCAGATGCTGAAGCAAGGGAGCGGGGTGATCATCAACACCTCGAGCATCCTCGGCCAGGTCGCGATGCCAGGGGCAAGCGTCTACAACGCTTCCAAGCATGCCGTCGAAGGGATGACCAAGACCGCCGCGTTGGAATATGCCCAGCAAGGCATTCGGGTTAATGCAGTCGCTCCGGCTGCCACGGCAACCGACATGATCGATCGCTTCGCCGGAAAAGAAGGAGCTGGGTCACGAGCCCAACTGGCCGCGCTGCATCCGATGAATCGGCTGGCCACGGTAGAAGAAATTGCCGGCGCTGTCGCCTATTTGGCCTCAGATGCGGCTTCGTTTACGACCGGCATCAGTTTGCCCGTCGATGGTGGTTTCCTCGCAAGGTAA
- a CDS encoding sulfatase-like hydrolase/transferase yields MKRLCCLLPILATLFVSMAHAEETSKPNLLFLFADDQSYEAVGYRGMTQVKTPNIDQLASRSLSFTHAYNQGSWSGAVCVASRTMLNTGRFVWRANDVYKTAEAERSAGRFWSEHLKKAGYQTYMTGKWHVPANAAKAFDVTGHVRGGMPKQTPEGYNRPQSRDDKTWQPWDPKFGGFWEGGKHWSEVVGDEAVDFLQTAANDPRPFFMYVAFNAPHDPRQSPKEFVDMYPADEVEVPVDFLPEYPEHKSIGCPPSLRDENLAPFPRTKYAVQVNRQEYFAIITHMDQQIGRILKALEESGKADNTYVFFTADHGLACGHHGLMGKQNSFDHSIRVPLLVSGPGIKPGTNPAPVYLQDIMPTTLQLAGIAQPKHVDFHSLMPLIEGKEKTSYDAIYNCYLDLQRSITADGFKLMVYPKADCVKLFDLAKDPSETKDLSADPSYAEKKQQLFATLQAWQTKVGDQLQLDPKLLD; encoded by the coding sequence GTGAAACGCCTTTGCTGCCTATTGCCGATCCTGGCAACGTTGTTCGTATCGATGGCTCACGCCGAAGAGACCAGCAAGCCAAACCTGTTGTTCCTGTTCGCCGACGATCAAAGCTACGAAGCGGTCGGTTACCGCGGGATGACTCAGGTCAAAACGCCGAACATCGATCAGCTTGCCTCCCGGTCGCTCTCGTTCACGCATGCCTACAATCAGGGATCTTGGAGCGGAGCCGTTTGTGTCGCCAGTCGCACGATGCTCAACACCGGTCGCTTCGTCTGGCGAGCCAACGATGTCTATAAGACGGCCGAAGCAGAGCGGTCTGCCGGCCGGTTCTGGTCAGAGCATCTCAAGAAGGCTGGCTATCAAACCTACATGACCGGCAAGTGGCACGTGCCTGCCAATGCGGCCAAAGCATTTGACGTGACCGGCCATGTACGCGGAGGCATGCCGAAGCAAACGCCCGAAGGTTACAACCGACCGCAGAGTCGGGACGATAAGACCTGGCAGCCATGGGATCCGAAGTTCGGTGGTTTCTGGGAAGGTGGCAAGCACTGGAGCGAAGTGGTTGGGGACGAAGCGGTCGACTTCCTGCAGACCGCCGCCAACGATCCGCGTCCTTTTTTCATGTATGTCGCCTTCAATGCACCGCACGATCCACGGCAGTCGCCCAAAGAGTTCGTCGACATGTATCCAGCCGACGAGGTCGAAGTGCCCGTCGACTTTCTGCCCGAGTACCCTGAGCACAAATCAATTGGTTGCCCACCGAGCCTGCGTGACGAGAATCTGGCTCCTTTCCCACGCACCAAATATGCGGTCCAGGTCAATCGCCAGGAGTACTTTGCGATCATCACGCACATGGACCAGCAGATCGGTCGTATCCTGAAAGCCTTGGAAGAATCGGGCAAGGCCGACAATACCTATGTCTTCTTCACCGCCGATCATGGCCTGGCATGTGGTCACCATGGTTTGATGGGAAAACAAAACTCGTTCGACCACAGCATCCGCGTTCCGCTGTTGGTCTCAGGCCCAGGCATCAAGCCGGGAACGAATCCTGCCCCGGTTTATCTGCAAGATATCATGCCGACCACGCTGCAGTTGGCCGGTATTGCTCAGCCGAAGCATGTCGACTTCCATAGTCTGATGCCCTTGATCGAAGGGAAAGAGAAGACTTCGTACGACGCGATCTACAACTGCTATCTGGACCTGCAACGATCGATTACGGCTGATGGGTTCAAGTTGATGGTTTATCCGAAGGCAGACTGCGTGAAGCTTTTCGATCTCGCAAAAGATCCCTCCGAAACAAAGGATCTTTCCGCGGACCCCTCGTACGCGGAGAAGAAGCAGCAACTTTTTGCGACCCTTCAAGCCTGGCAGACCAAGGTCGGTGACCAACTGCAGCTCGACCCGAAATTGCTCGACTAG
- a CDS encoding DUF1559 domain-containing protein, with protein sequence MRALTPHRRGFTLVELLVVIAIIGVLIALLLPAVQQAREAARRMQCTNHLKQIGLALHNHHDTFQRFPPGGAQDQPPFGVDAANTTNWGSSWLVYILPYVEETAIADKWEWQGSSGVFNADNNDVVEGLEMEKYRCPSTPLPGFSRSNGGNSAAVTYVGISGAINGTIPGYTESRITTNARGGSFSAGGILFANSKIRFADMTDGSTNTLAASEHGNWLTDTSGTRQDWRASQPWSWTIGCKSSDSPPNMTYNGDNRPFNITTIRYVVNRTTGWTDDEGGTGVGNDGGANIPLNSTHPGGVNVLLGDGSVRFLAETIPLETLARLATRDDGQPIGEF encoded by the coding sequence ATGCGCGCACTCACTCCCCATCGACGAGGCTTCACGCTCGTCGAACTTCTCGTCGTTATTGCCATCATTGGCGTCTTGATCGCTCTGCTTCTTCCAGCGGTACAACAAGCCCGCGAAGCGGCTCGACGAATGCAATGCACCAATCACCTGAAACAGATTGGCCTGGCACTCCACAACCATCACGACACCTTCCAACGCTTTCCCCCAGGTGGCGCCCAGGATCAACCTCCGTTTGGTGTTGACGCCGCCAATACCACAAACTGGGGCAGTTCGTGGTTGGTCTACATCTTGCCTTATGTCGAAGAGACCGCCATCGCGGATAAGTGGGAATGGCAAGGATCGTCGGGCGTCTTCAATGCTGACAATAATGACGTTGTCGAAGGTCTCGAAATGGAAAAATACCGCTGCCCATCGACACCTCTGCCTGGCTTTTCGCGATCCAACGGCGGCAACTCCGCCGCAGTCACCTATGTGGGCATCAGCGGCGCGATCAACGGGACGATCCCTGGTTACACCGAAAGCCGCATCACGACCAACGCTCGAGGTGGTAGCTTCAGCGCTGGCGGCATCTTGTTTGCCAACAGCAAGATTCGTTTCGCCGACATGACCGATGGTTCAACCAATACCCTGGCCGCCAGCGAACATGGCAACTGGCTGACCGACACCTCCGGCACTCGTCAGGACTGGCGAGCCAGCCAGCCTTGGAGCTGGACCATCGGCTGCAAGAGCTCCGATTCGCCGCCGAACATGACCTACAACGGCGACAATCGTCCATTCAACATCACGACGATCCGCTACGTGGTGAATCGCACCACCGGCTGGACCGATGATGAAGGGGGCACCGGCGTGGGCAACGATGGTGGCGCCAACATTCCTTTGAACTCGACGCACCCTGGCGGCGTGAATGTTCTGCTGGGTGACGGTTCGGTTCGCTTCCTGGCCGAAACCATTCCGCTGGAAACGTTGGCCCGTCTCGCCACGCGTGACGATGGTCAGCCGATCGGCGAATTCTAA
- a CDS encoding redoxin domain-containing protein — translation MKWIVSCLIVCSLVAISSDSTWAEEAKLTAGNALTLNMTRQDSQGNVHAISPSSRKAARVYVFVTGECPISRTYFPVLNDLYKSWGKNEGDVELIGIWADVTQSPQDVAQFAKDFSIEFPILLDRDASLGKALKPTTVPEAFVLNHHGEVEYHGRIDDRFLQLGARKPEPSEDTLKLAVDNVVAGLKVVISETKPVGCFYELPPARKPAEAELTFNRDIAPILNANCVVCHREGEVGPFTLTSYMDAAKRARQIARVVDQKLMPPWKAAQTHGEFEGQRTLTDHEIETIKQWAKSDRAEGEAADLPPLPTFASDWALGEPDLVLEMPVDFTVPAGGPDIFQNFVIPYDVPENKLVATVEFKPGDASVVHHSLLFLDNSGRARKLDEKTPEPGYSTFGGPGFAPAGSIGGWSPGKMPRRLPDGLGRMMDKGFDLVMQIHYHPSGKETIDRSKVGIYFVDKPKNEAFAIWTSNFDLDIPAGEANYRAKAVYKLPTDVTMLSCIPHMHLLGQQMTVTAQLPDGTTKQLIDVPQWDFNWQDEYMFAEPFKLPAGTKLEVVARFDNSSENPSNPSTPPQRVTFGEETTDEMLYCFFLVATEDPNMVPLVEGDVLTQEVMRRAAYRLRKGR, via the coding sequence GTGAAATGGATCGTTTCTTGTTTGATCGTTTGCAGCCTGGTCGCCATTTCCTCCGATTCGACTTGGGCCGAAGAAGCCAAACTGACCGCCGGAAACGCTCTGACGCTGAACATGACTCGGCAAGACTCGCAAGGCAATGTGCATGCGATTTCTCCTAGTTCGCGAAAAGCGGCTCGAGTTTATGTCTTCGTGACCGGCGAATGTCCTATCTCGCGAACCTACTTTCCGGTCCTCAACGATCTCTATAAGTCGTGGGGAAAGAACGAAGGGGATGTCGAACTGATCGGTATCTGGGCCGATGTGACCCAGTCGCCACAAGACGTTGCCCAGTTTGCCAAGGACTTCTCGATCGAGTTCCCCATTCTGTTGGATCGCGATGCCAGCCTGGGCAAGGCACTAAAGCCAACGACGGTGCCGGAAGCCTTTGTGCTGAACCATCATGGCGAAGTGGAATACCATGGTCGCATCGACGACCGCTTCCTGCAGTTGGGGGCCCGTAAGCCAGAGCCGAGCGAAGACACACTGAAGTTAGCCGTCGATAACGTGGTTGCCGGCCTTAAGGTCGTGATCTCGGAAACGAAACCGGTCGGTTGCTTCTACGAACTTCCCCCGGCCCGCAAGCCAGCGGAAGCCGAGCTAACCTTCAACCGCGATATTGCACCGATCTTGAACGCCAACTGCGTTGTTTGCCATCGTGAAGGGGAAGTCGGCCCGTTTACGCTGACCAGTTATATGGACGCCGCCAAGCGTGCCCGGCAAATTGCCCGCGTGGTCGACCAGAAGTTGATGCCACCTTGGAAAGCGGCTCAAACGCATGGCGAGTTTGAAGGACAACGCACGCTGACCGATCACGAAATCGAAACGATCAAGCAGTGGGCGAAGTCGGATCGAGCCGAGGGCGAAGCTGCCGACCTGCCACCATTGCCGACGTTTGCCTCGGACTGGGCCTTGGGGGAACCTGATTTGGTGCTGGAGATGCCGGTCGACTTCACCGTCCCGGCAGGCGGACCAGATATCTTCCAGAACTTTGTCATTCCTTACGACGTGCCCGAGAACAAGCTGGTCGCCACGGTCGAGTTCAAACCGGGCGATGCTAGCGTCGTGCATCATTCGCTGCTGTTTCTCGATAACTCGGGGCGAGCCCGCAAGCTCGACGAAAAGACCCCTGAGCCAGGCTACTCGACCTTTGGCGGACCAGGCTTTGCTCCGGCGGGCTCGATCGGCGGTTGGTCCCCTGGCAAGATGCCCCGACGCCTCCCAGATGGGTTGGGGCGTATGATGGACAAAGGCTTCGACCTGGTGATGCAGATTCACTATCACCCCAGCGGCAAAGAGACGATCGACCGCTCGAAGGTTGGGATCTACTTCGTCGACAAGCCGAAAAACGAAGCCTTTGCCATTTGGACCTCGAACTTCGATCTCGACATTCCTGCCGGCGAAGCCAACTATCGAGCGAAGGCGGTCTATAAGCTGCCGACCGATGTCACGATGCTGAGTTGCATTCCGCACATGCATTTGTTGGGACAGCAGATGACGGTGACCGCCCAACTGCCAGATGGCACCACCAAGCAGTTGATCGATGTGCCGCAATGGGATTTCAATTGGCAAGACGAATACATGTTCGCCGAGCCGTTCAAGCTGCCGGCCGGGACAAAGCTGGAGGTGGTCGCGCGGTTTGATAACTCGTCCGAGAATCCGTCGAACCCGAGTACCCCTCCGCAGCGAGTCACCTTCGGCGAAGAAACGACCGACGAGATGCTGTACTGTTTTTTCCTGGTGGCCACTGAAGATCCGAATATGGTGCCACTGGTTGAAGGGGACGTGCTGACGCAAGAGGTGATGCGTCGTGCTGCCTACCGCCTGCGAAAGGGGCGATAA